A part of Bacillota bacterium genomic DNA contains:
- a CDS encoding DEAD/DEAH box helicase family protein translates to MNQSHHVVYIAEDNGRIYVGSSHNPALDAVYFTRQGIPFLWCISQPLPAYLAEWVKEETALFLKKGGERPSSAKFFRALLRSFGQHPQVAAALVPPRLVSADAFYRVPCNLGVPPVLEGRLLRYGEVLGWKERTGGFAPLAFRDHLHLLALAGKILMFPAITAGPEGWRCHRCGNKTAIDLIPCERCQGVCPACADCRSLGLLRGCEWLYAFPSLHRLIPRSGPLLQLSYELSPPQQAAAEQVLKLVNDPSQSCCLVWAVCGAGKTEVVYPAMEAVLMRGGRVLFAVPRRDVVVELRERIAKAFPQVPVVGLYGGTPERYGKGSVTVATTHQVLRFYRAFDLVILDELDAFPFRGSPMLKMALERARKPEGKLVYMSATPTEELIRRGQRGEVHLAFISARHHGFPVPEPKIVLRRWCHWGESRRQREALIRALDQEILRTFRWRRLLLFVPYVAMAQPLMELLKTRGWPVDYCYAADPLRQEKIRRFREADPMILVATSLLERGVTIPQVDVVILFAHEARIYDASTLIQMSGRVGRTAQWPTGRCLMVAKEKTPAMVRALGIIRQFNDQAQKQRYLSPEGEKYLVQMRKGKGDNYSSL, encoded by the coding sequence TTGAACCAAAGCCACCATGTGGTATATATTGCAGAAGATAACGGACGAATTTACGTGGGCAGTTCCCACAATCCTGCCCTGGATGCCGTCTATTTCACCCGCCAGGGCATTCCTTTCCTGTGGTGTATTTCCCAACCCCTTCCCGCATATTTGGCGGAGTGGGTGAAGGAGGAAACGGCCCTCTTTCTGAAAAAGGGCGGGGAGCGGCCCTCTTCGGCCAAGTTCTTCCGGGCACTGCTCCGCAGCTTCGGCCAACATCCCCAGGTTGCCGCAGCCTTGGTCCCACCTCGTTTGGTGTCTGCAGACGCTTTCTATCGGGTGCCATGCAATCTAGGGGTGCCACCGGTCTTGGAAGGGCGTCTGTTGCGGTATGGGGAGGTGCTTGGGTGGAAGGAAAGGACCGGTGGCTTCGCTCCCCTGGCTTTCCGGGATCACCTGCATCTGCTGGCCCTAGCAGGAAAGATCCTTATGTTTCCTGCCATTACTGCTGGTCCCGAGGGTTGGCGGTGTCACCGCTGCGGCAACAAAACTGCCATTGATCTCATTCCCTGCGAAAGGTGCCAGGGGGTTTGTCCCGCCTGCGCGGATTGTCGGAGCCTTGGCCTGTTGCGGGGCTGTGAGTGGCTTTATGCCTTTCCCTCCCTCCACCGCTTGATTCCCCGGTCGGGGCCCTTGTTACAGCTAAGTTACGAGCTTTCTCCGCCGCAGCAGGCGGCCGCGGAGCAAGTGTTGAAGCTTGTCAATGACCCCTCCCAGTCCTGCTGTTTGGTGTGGGCGGTGTGCGGTGCCGGCAAGACGGAAGTGGTCTATCCGGCGATGGAGGCGGTCTTAATGCGGGGGGGCCGTGTCTTGTTTGCGGTGCCCCGACGGGATGTGGTGGTGGAATTGAGAGAAAGGATCGCTAAAGCCTTCCCCCAAGTGCCGGTGGTGGGGCTTTATGGCGGAACACCGGAACGTTATGGCAAAGGTTCTGTGACGGTGGCCACCACCCATCAGGTGTTGAGGTTTTATCGGGCCTTCGACTTAGTGATTCTCGATGAGCTGGATGCTTTTCCCTTTCGGGGCTCGCCTATGTTAAAGATGGCCCTGGAGCGGGCCCGCAAGCCCGAAGGCAAACTGGTCTATATGAGTGCCACCCCCACGGAAGAACTCATCCGGCGGGGACAAAGGGGCGAGGTGCACTTGGCCTTCATTTCCGCCAGGCACCATGGTTTTCCCGTCCCAGAACCAAAGATAGTGCTCCGGCGCTGGTGCCATTGGGGAGAGAGTCGGCGGCAAAGGGAGGCGTTGATCAGGGCCCTGGATCAGGAAATTCTGCGGACCTTTCGGTGGAGGAGGTTGTTGCTGTTCGTCCCCTACGTGGCCATGGCCCAACCCCTGATGGAATTGCTCAAGACACGGGGTTGGCCTGTGGACTATTGCTATGCCGCAGATCCCCTACGCCAAGAGAAGATCCGCAGGTTCAGGGAGGCGGATCCGATGATCCTGGTGGCTACCTCCCTGTTGGAGCGGGGTGTCACTATTCCCCAAGTGGACGTGGTGATCCTCTTTGCCCATGAGGCTCGGATCTACGATGCTAGCACTTTGATTCAGATGAGTGGACGGGTGGGCAGGACTGCCCAGTGGCCCACGGGGCGTTGTCTGATGGTAGCTAAGGAAAAGACTCCGGCCATGGTTAGGGCCTTGGGTATTATCCGCCAGTTTAACGACCAGGCCCAAAAACAAAGGTACTTGTCCCCTGAGGGGGAAAAGTACCTTGTCCAGATGCGCAAGGGGAAAGGGGATAACTACTCTTCCCTATGA